In Arthrobacter sp. UKPF54-2, the following are encoded in one genomic region:
- a CDS encoding diguanylate cyclase, translated as MNIHSALAQENAQRPPLPEVPAQMRAVLNGIPAMVAYWDSGLRNRLANDAYLEWFGVTSEELHGMHIRDLLSDAVLAANQTYIAKVLDGEPQFFKRTLTDTAGATRFAEVSYMPDLREGGVSGFFVMVTDVTERVLAERRQQRDTERYRALARSVPGVFVLLFDADLRYLIAEGQELESFGYRSAELEGKRIHEVLDGTLANELEPRYRAALSGQEVSWSRRIGHRTYRLKAGPVYSDDDATAGMVVAVDVTDRLQQEQTWAALHEIATAVARNAAPADIAERIAFILRDLFTVDSAAVVRFTGPLSAEIVAMAPALPPTLSRTHVFSLTDTSATVRVAATGKPALVVYGPEGGPAADQMRAGGFQSAAGAPIRVHGSLWGVVSLTSKSSTGVTEAMLDRLAQFAELVEIAIGNAEARTSLELQASTDQLSGLPNRRALEQHLAHESELAATRGTSLSAVVLDIDHFKKVNDTFGHLMGDEVLADVAARLRGVARQDEIVARFGGEEFVWLLPGTDGSEALLAAERARAAIEAEPFGEVGRITVSAGVCELRDAGSHSLLACADRALYAAKHAGRNRSERYGAAG; from the coding sequence ATGAATATTCACAGCGCTCTCGCCCAAGAGAACGCACAACGGCCGCCGCTGCCGGAAGTTCCGGCCCAGATGCGGGCCGTGCTCAACGGCATTCCGGCCATGGTGGCCTACTGGGACTCCGGGTTGCGCAACCGGCTGGCCAATGACGCCTACCTTGAGTGGTTCGGTGTCACCTCCGAGGAACTGCACGGGATGCACATCCGGGACCTGCTCAGCGACGCGGTGCTGGCGGCCAACCAGACCTACATCGCCAAAGTGCTCGACGGCGAGCCGCAGTTCTTCAAGCGGACGCTCACGGACACCGCCGGGGCGACGCGTTTCGCCGAGGTCTCCTACATGCCGGACCTGCGCGAGGGCGGAGTCTCCGGGTTCTTCGTGATGGTCACGGATGTCACCGAGCGAGTGCTCGCCGAACGCCGCCAGCAGCGTGACACCGAACGCTACCGGGCCCTGGCGCGCAGCGTCCCCGGGGTTTTTGTCCTGCTCTTCGATGCGGACCTGCGCTACCTGATCGCCGAGGGCCAGGAGCTGGAGTCCTTCGGCTACCGCTCCGCCGAGCTGGAAGGCAAACGCATCCACGAGGTGCTCGACGGCACCCTGGCCAACGAGCTGGAGCCCCGCTACCGCGCCGCCCTGTCCGGGCAGGAAGTCTCCTGGAGCCGGCGGATCGGGCACCGGACCTACCGGCTGAAGGCCGGGCCCGTCTACTCCGACGACGACGCAACCGCCGGCATGGTGGTGGCCGTGGATGTCACCGACCGCCTCCAGCAGGAACAGACGTGGGCCGCGCTGCACGAGATCGCCACCGCCGTCGCCCGCAACGCCGCCCCGGCGGACATTGCGGAGCGGATCGCCTTCATCCTGCGGGACCTCTTCACCGTGGATTCGGCCGCCGTCGTCCGCTTCACCGGCCCGCTGTCTGCGGAAATCGTGGCGATGGCTCCGGCGCTGCCGCCCACGCTGAGCCGCACCCATGTGTTCTCGCTGACGGACACCTCGGCCACCGTCCGCGTGGCCGCCACCGGCAAGCCCGCCCTGGTGGTCTACGGCCCCGAAGGCGGCCCGGCCGCGGACCAAATGCGGGCCGGCGGCTTCCAGTCTGCCGCGGGTGCCCCCATCCGGGTCCACGGCAGCCTGTGGGGCGTGGTGAGCCTGACGTCAAAGTCCAGCACCGGCGTCACCGAGGCGATGCTGGACCGCCTGGCCCAGTTCGCCGAACTGGTGGAAATCGCGATCGGCAACGCCGAGGCACGCACCAGCCTGGAACTGCAGGCCAGCACCGACCAGCTCAGCGGGCTGCCCAACCGGCGCGCCCTCGAGCAGCACCTCGCCCACGAGAGCGAGCTGGCGGCCACCCGCGGCACCAGCCTCAGCGCCGTCGTCCTCGACATCGACCATTTCAAGAAGGTCAATGACACCTTCGGCCACCTGATGGGCGACGAGGTGCTGGCGGACGTCGCGGCCCGGCTCCGCGGCGTCGCCCGCCAGGACGAAATCGTGGCCCGCTTCGGCGGGGAGGAATTCGTCTGGCTGCTGCCCGGCACGGACGGCTCGGAGGCGCTGCTCGCGGCGGAACGGGCCCGCGCGGCCATCGAGGCGGAGCCATTCGGCGAGGTCGGCCGGATCACGGTCTCCGCCGGGGTCTGCGAACTGCGCGACGCCGGCAGCCACAGCCTGCTCGCCTGCGCGGACCGGGCGCTGTACGCGGCCAAGCACGCCGGCCGCAACCGCAGCGAGCGCTACGGCGCAGCCGGCTGA
- a CDS encoding acyl-CoA dehydrogenase family protein, whose amino-acid sequence MTTDPAEYGTDFYLMDDFLTAEDRALRLKVRSFVDKDLLPVINGYWERAEFPFELIPKLAALGIVGTTIKGYGCPGLSRLAAGIVAAEVSRGDGSVNTFLGVQSGLAMGTINMLGSDEQKGRWLPSMATLDKIGAFALTEPDHGSDSVALETSARRDGDSYILNGRKRWIGNASMADVVIIFARDEDDGKVKAFVMERNDDGSYPAGYHPEVITGKIGKRAILQPDITLNNLRVPADNRLTGCHSFKDVTRVLTATRSGASWESLGHAMAAYETAVDYAKTRQQFGKAIGSFQLVQNKLANMLAELTAMQLICFRLAVLAEDGRMTGPMASLAKMHTAQKARWICSEARDMLGGNGVLLQNHVARHMTDMEVVSTYEGTDSIQSLLIGREITGISAFS is encoded by the coding sequence ATGACTACCGATCCCGCCGAATACGGCACTGACTTCTACCTGATGGACGATTTCCTGACCGCGGAGGACCGCGCCCTGCGGCTGAAGGTCCGAAGCTTCGTGGACAAGGACCTGCTTCCGGTCATCAACGGCTATTGGGAACGGGCGGAGTTCCCGTTTGAACTGATCCCCAAGCTCGCAGCCCTTGGCATTGTGGGCACCACCATCAAGGGCTATGGGTGCCCGGGGCTGAGCCGGCTCGCTGCCGGGATCGTCGCGGCCGAGGTCTCCCGCGGCGACGGCTCGGTCAACACCTTCCTCGGTGTCCAGTCGGGCCTGGCCATGGGCACTATCAACATGCTGGGCAGCGATGAGCAAAAGGGACGCTGGCTTCCGTCGATGGCCACACTGGACAAAATCGGTGCCTTCGCCCTGACCGAGCCGGATCACGGCTCCGACTCGGTGGCACTGGAAACCAGCGCCAGACGGGATGGCGACAGCTACATCCTCAACGGCCGCAAGCGGTGGATCGGCAATGCCAGCATGGCCGACGTCGTCATTATCTTCGCCCGCGACGAGGACGACGGCAAGGTCAAGGCCTTTGTTATGGAGCGCAACGACGACGGCAGCTACCCAGCCGGCTACCACCCTGAGGTCATCACCGGAAAGATCGGCAAGCGCGCCATCCTCCAGCCGGACATCACCCTGAACAACCTCCGCGTCCCGGCGGACAACCGGCTCACCGGCTGCCACTCCTTCAAGGACGTCACCCGCGTCCTGACCGCCACCCGCAGCGGGGCATCCTGGGAGTCCCTGGGCCACGCCATGGCCGCGTATGAGACTGCCGTGGACTACGCGAAGACCCGCCAGCAGTTTGGCAAAGCAATTGGCAGCTTCCAGCTGGTGCAGAACAAACTCGCCAACATGCTGGCCGAGCTGACAGCCATGCAGCTGATCTGCTTCCGGCTGGCCGTCCTGGCCGAGGACGGGCGGATGACCGGGCCAATGGCGTCCCTCGCCAAGATGCACACGGCGCAGAAGGCCCGGTGGATCTGCTCCGAAGCCCGGGACATGCTCGGCGGCAACGGCGTCTTGCTTCAGAACCACGTGGCCAGGCACATGACGGACATGGAAGTGGTGTCCACCTACGAGGGCACCGACTCCATCCAGTCCCTGCTCATCGGCCGGGAAATCACCGGCATCTCAGCCTTCAGCTAG
- a CDS encoding acyl-CoA dehydrogenase family protein: MTVQSAPPFPDADLMYIVDLLPADERERYQEIREFLQTRIRAASIDYWNREEFPFGLLSELGKHGLGGLQTDGTSKLFKGLMYVEVARADVSLSALVGIHNELIVGMIDELGSEEQKARWLPGLTAFTQLGAFALTEPDHGSDIAGGLSTTARLENGEWVINGAKRWIGAGTIADFALVWARDVADQQIKGFIVETDRPGYTATKIANKIGLRIMQNADIVLDEVRIPESNLLPGATDFSRANELLRDSRAWVGWQGAGIQLAAFDVARAYALERKQFGKELARFQLVQQQLAEILGNASVSLALMAQLARIQQEGRLEMVQAAMAKSTTTRLARASVAMGRSLMGGNGISSDFEMGKLFGDAEILYTYEGSYEINSLIVARAVTGKSAFV, encoded by the coding sequence TCCCGGACGCGGACCTGATGTACATCGTGGACCTGCTCCCGGCGGACGAGCGGGAGCGCTACCAGGAGATCCGGGAGTTCCTGCAGACCCGGATCCGGGCCGCGTCGATCGACTACTGGAACCGCGAGGAGTTCCCGTTCGGCCTGCTCTCCGAGCTGGGCAAGCACGGCCTGGGCGGGCTGCAGACGGACGGCACCTCCAAGCTGTTCAAGGGCCTGATGTACGTGGAGGTGGCCCGCGCCGACGTCTCGCTCTCCGCCCTCGTGGGGATCCACAACGAACTGATCGTCGGCATGATCGACGAGCTCGGCTCGGAGGAACAAAAGGCCCGCTGGCTCCCGGGGCTCACCGCCTTCACCCAGCTCGGCGCGTTCGCCTTGACCGAACCGGACCACGGCTCGGACATCGCGGGAGGCCTGTCCACCACGGCGCGGCTGGAGAACGGCGAATGGGTCATCAACGGGGCCAAGCGCTGGATCGGGGCCGGAACCATCGCCGACTTCGCCCTGGTCTGGGCCCGCGACGTCGCGGACCAACAGATCAAGGGCTTCATCGTGGAGACGGACCGGCCCGGCTACACCGCCACCAAGATCGCGAACAAGATCGGGCTGCGGATCATGCAGAACGCGGACATCGTGCTCGACGAAGTCCGCATCCCGGAATCCAACCTGCTGCCCGGCGCCACCGACTTCTCCCGGGCCAACGAACTGCTGCGCGACTCGCGCGCCTGGGTGGGCTGGCAGGGCGCCGGCATCCAGCTGGCCGCGTTCGACGTCGCCCGCGCCTATGCCCTCGAACGCAAGCAGTTCGGCAAGGAACTCGCCCGCTTCCAGCTGGTCCAGCAGCAGCTGGCCGAGATCCTGGGCAATGCCAGCGTCTCCCTGGCGCTGATGGCCCAGCTGGCGCGGATCCAGCAGGAGGGCAGGCTGGAGATGGTGCAGGCCGCCATGGCCAAGTCCACCACCACCCGGCTGGCCCGCGCCTCTGTTGCGATGGGGCGCTCGCTGATGGGCGGAAACGGGATCAGCAGCGACTTCGAGATGGGCAAGCTCTTCGGCGACGCCGAGATCCTCTACACCTACGAGGGCAGTTACGAGATCAACTCGCTGATTGTGGCCCGGGCCGTGACCGGGAAGTCCGCCTTCGTCTAG
- a CDS encoding CaiB/BaiF CoA-transferase family protein produces MNQPNAESAAGAGRGPLPDAASPAPGPLGRAGSGPLAGVVIADFSRVLAGPYATMLLADMGATVIKVEGPEGDDTRSYMPPVRDGKATFFLAVNRNKHSIALDLKDPEDLEVARALIRSADVMIENFKPGNMERLGLDYTAAAELKPDIIYASITGFGTGAGAHIPGYDLLVQAASGMMSLTGDQGTQPYRAGIALFDVITGLHAAIGILGALHHKDRTGEGQLVELNLLTSALSGMVNQSAAYVTGGVVPTRMGNEHPSMYPYAPMQTGDGMIIIATGNDAQFVRLCAALAIPDVATDPKFATTLQRNAHRDELREILHTVLATQSAAQWFSQLSDAGLPCAPIQDVRGGVDFAERLGLQPVVLAGSGTRRIPTVRHPVEYSRTPVEYPLAPPELNESSELVRDWLLQQKILAHA; encoded by the coding sequence ATGAATCAACCGAACGCTGAATCGGCCGCCGGGGCGGGCCGCGGTCCGCTCCCGGACGCTGCCAGCCCGGCCCCCGGACCGCTCGGCCGCGCAGGGTCGGGTCCGCTGGCCGGCGTCGTGATCGCAGATTTCAGCCGGGTACTTGCCGGCCCCTACGCCACCATGCTGCTGGCCGATATGGGCGCCACGGTGATCAAAGTTGAGGGGCCCGAGGGTGACGACACCCGCAGCTACATGCCCCCGGTCCGCGACGGGAAGGCCACGTTCTTTCTGGCAGTGAACCGCAACAAACACTCAATCGCACTTGACCTCAAAGACCCGGAGGACCTGGAGGTGGCGCGTGCGCTGATCCGTTCCGCGGACGTCATGATCGAAAATTTCAAGCCGGGCAACATGGAACGCCTTGGGCTGGACTACACCGCCGCCGCCGAGCTGAAGCCGGACATCATCTACGCATCCATCACCGGGTTCGGCACCGGCGCCGGCGCGCACATCCCGGGGTATGACCTGCTTGTGCAGGCAGCCTCCGGGATGATGAGCCTGACCGGTGACCAGGGCACGCAGCCGTACCGGGCCGGCATCGCCCTGTTTGACGTCATCACCGGCCTGCACGCGGCCATCGGCATTCTGGGGGCCCTGCACCACAAAGACCGGACCGGTGAGGGCCAGCTGGTGGAGCTGAACCTGCTGACCTCGGCTCTGTCCGGCATGGTCAACCAGTCCGCGGCCTACGTGACCGGCGGTGTGGTGCCGACCCGGATGGGCAACGAACATCCCAGTATGTACCCCTATGCACCGATGCAGACCGGGGACGGCATGATCATCATCGCGACGGGCAACGATGCCCAGTTCGTGCGGCTCTGCGCTGCCTTGGCCATCCCCGACGTCGCCACGGACCCGAAGTTCGCCACCACACTGCAGCGCAATGCGCACCGGGATGAACTCCGGGAGATCCTTCACACCGTCCTGGCAACGCAATCCGCCGCGCAGTGGTTCTCGCAGCTCTCCGACGCCGGCCTGCCTTGCGCCCCGATCCAGGACGTGCGCGGCGGTGTCGATTTCGCCGAACGCCTGGGACTGCAGCCGGTGGTCCTCGCCGGCAGCGGGACGCGGAGGATCCCCACCGTCCGGCACCCCGTGGAGTACTCCCGCACCCCCGTCGAGTACCCGCTCGCGCCTCCAGAGCTCAACGAAAGTTCCGAGCTGGTCCGCGACTGGCTGCTCCAGCAGAAAATCCTGGCGCATGCCTGA
- a CDS encoding DinB family protein has product MDEKEILHRYLRLRRADLLAKLDGLGEYDVRRPLTPTGTNLLGLVKHVASVEIGYFGEVFGRPHGRPLPWLDDGAEPDADLWASPDETREQIVELHHASAAHSDATIDALPLDAAGQVPWWPQERRDVTLQQILVHMCVETAQHLGHADILRELIDGTAGKGPGDPNLTPRSAGDWAAHRARIEAAARAAGPVSSRTPGP; this is encoded by the coding sequence ATGGACGAGAAGGAAATCCTGCACCGCTACCTGCGCCTGCGCCGCGCCGACCTGCTGGCCAAGCTGGACGGGCTGGGTGAATACGACGTCCGCCGGCCGCTGACGCCCACCGGAACCAACCTGCTGGGCCTGGTCAAACACGTGGCCAGCGTCGAGATCGGCTATTTCGGCGAAGTCTTCGGCCGGCCCCACGGCAGGCCGCTGCCCTGGCTGGACGACGGCGCCGAACCGGACGCCGACCTGTGGGCGTCCCCGGACGAGACCCGGGAACAGATTGTGGAACTGCACCACGCGTCCGCCGCCCACAGCGATGCCACCATCGACGCCCTGCCCCTGGACGCCGCCGGCCAGGTTCCGTGGTGGCCGCAGGAGCGCCGGGACGTCACCCTGCAGCAGATCCTCGTCCATATGTGCGTGGAAACGGCGCAGCACCTGGGCCATGCCGACATCCTGCGCGAACTCATCGACGGGACTGCCGGGAAGGGCCCCGGAGATCCGAACCTGACGCCGCGCAGCGCCGGGGACTGGGCCGCGCACCGGGCCCGCATCGAAGCAGCGGCGCGGGCGGCGGGCCCGGTTTCCTCCCGGACGCCGGGGCCATAG
- a CDS encoding thioesterase family protein, translating into MPEPYRARISPRWSDQDLNGHVNHAAVVTLLEEARIQWRATTPGTRTAAATPTVVAALELNYRRPVFHGRDLTVELTVSRIGTSSYTLECAATQSGEVAVDGRTVLVAVSPETGAARPLADAERHWLAQFQLSPCRT; encoded by the coding sequence ATGCCTGAGCCATACCGGGCACGGATCTCCCCGCGCTGGTCGGACCAGGATCTCAATGGCCACGTGAACCACGCCGCCGTCGTGACGCTGCTCGAGGAGGCCCGGATCCAGTGGCGCGCGACGACGCCGGGCACCCGGACCGCCGCGGCGACGCCGACCGTGGTGGCCGCCCTGGAGCTGAACTACCGCCGTCCCGTGTTCCACGGCCGGGACCTGACGGTCGAGCTGACGGTCAGCAGGATCGGCACCAGTTCCTACACGCTCGAGTGCGCAGCCACCCAGAGCGGCGAAGTTGCCGTGGACGGCCGGACCGTCCTGGTCGCGGTTTCGCCAGAGACCGGCGCGGCCAGGCCACTGGCGGACGCGGAACGGCATTGGCTCGCTCAGTTCCAGCTCAGCCCTTGCCGCACCTAA
- a CDS encoding acyl-CoA dehydrogenase family protein: MTIAEATRVNDDVLNLDSLLTAEELELRAGVRAFVTERIRPNISDWYEQAHFPLELVAELGELGVLGMHLEGYGCPGRSAVEYGLAAMELEAGDSGLRTFVSVQGSLAMSAIHKWGSEEQKNEHLPAMARGEKIGCFGLTEPTAGSDPSSMATFAEPDGNGGWIINGAKRWIGLASVAHIAVIWANTSEGIRGFIVPTETPGFTATPIGSKLSMRASIQCDIALDDVRLPGTALLPGAQGLRGPFSCLNEARYGIIWGAMGAARDSYEAALAYSKERLQFGKPLAGYQLTQEKLVNMLLEIQKGTLLALHTGRLKDAGTLEPVQISVGKLNNVREAIAICREARTILGGNGITLEYSPLRHANNLESVRTYEGTDEVHTLILGQRITGVSAFR; encoded by the coding sequence GTGACCATAGCCGAAGCCACCCGCGTGAACGATGACGTTCTCAACCTGGACAGCCTGCTGACGGCGGAGGAGCTCGAGCTGCGCGCCGGGGTCCGCGCCTTCGTGACGGAGCGCATCCGGCCCAACATCAGCGACTGGTACGAGCAAGCGCATTTCCCGCTGGAGCTGGTGGCCGAACTCGGCGAACTCGGGGTGCTCGGGATGCACCTGGAAGGCTACGGCTGCCCCGGCCGCAGCGCCGTCGAATACGGTCTTGCCGCCATGGAACTGGAAGCCGGCGACTCCGGGCTCCGGACCTTCGTCAGCGTCCAGGGATCCCTGGCCATGAGCGCCATCCACAAGTGGGGGTCCGAGGAGCAGAAGAACGAGCACCTCCCGGCCATGGCACGGGGCGAAAAGATCGGCTGCTTCGGACTGACCGAGCCCACCGCCGGCTCCGACCCGTCCAGCATGGCTACTTTCGCGGAGCCCGACGGCAACGGCGGCTGGATCATCAACGGCGCAAAGCGTTGGATCGGCCTGGCTTCCGTGGCCCACATTGCGGTTATCTGGGCCAACACCAGCGAGGGTATCCGCGGGTTCATCGTGCCGACGGAGACTCCCGGTTTCACCGCGACGCCGATTGGGTCCAAGCTGTCCATGCGGGCCTCGATCCAGTGCGACATCGCCCTTGACGATGTCCGGCTTCCCGGCACGGCATTGCTGCCCGGCGCGCAGGGTCTCCGCGGCCCGTTCTCCTGCCTCAACGAGGCCCGCTACGGGATCATTTGGGGCGCCATGGGCGCAGCCCGGGACTCCTATGAGGCCGCCCTCGCGTACTCTAAAGAGCGACTGCAGTTCGGCAAACCGCTCGCTGGCTACCAGCTCACCCAGGAGAAACTGGTCAACATGCTGCTGGAGATCCAGAAGGGCACGCTCCTGGCACTGCACACCGGACGCCTGAAAGACGCGGGGACGCTGGAGCCCGTCCAGATCTCCGTCGGCAAGCTGAACAACGTCCGCGAAGCCATTGCCATCTGCCGGGAAGCCCGCACCATCCTTGGCGGCAACGGCATCACCTTGGAATACTCGCCGCTGCGTCACGCCAACAACCTCGAATCGGTGCGGACTTATGAGGGCACAGACGAGGTCCATACCCTCATCCTGGGCCAGCGCATCACGGGCGTGTCCGCGTTCCGCTAG
- a CDS encoding LysR substrate-binding domain-containing protein: MEIQQIRAFLAVADELHFGRAAQKLHMAQPPLSRAIQRLEHELKAPLFVRNTRTVRLTPEGEALVAPARDILAACRRSALAVASVGKGETGRVRVAFAGVSSHVMVGKLAKRVRETHPGIEFQLSSSHFALPAMDRVMRGAMEVGLGRWNFIPEALESRTVANERLVVALHEGHRLSRRTSLMMADLAGEPFVTLPEHPGAILHDYLRRLSNSAGYAPDIVQVAPDSQTLMALVAADIGVALTVSSVPENFSHAGVVFLPLDDPADVIQLRLVWRKDNMSPALRQVLQLSESVLPSPGPPAD, from the coding sequence ATGGAAATCCAACAGATCAGGGCCTTCCTCGCGGTCGCCGATGAGCTGCATTTCGGCCGGGCGGCACAGAAGCTCCACATGGCGCAGCCGCCCCTGAGCCGGGCCATTCAACGCCTGGAGCACGAGCTCAAGGCGCCGCTCTTTGTCCGGAATACCCGGACGGTCCGGCTGACTCCCGAAGGCGAGGCACTGGTTGCCCCGGCGCGGGACATCCTGGCGGCCTGCCGCCGGTCGGCCCTCGCGGTGGCCTCCGTGGGCAAGGGCGAGACCGGGAGGGTGCGGGTGGCCTTCGCCGGGGTTTCCTCCCACGTTATGGTCGGAAAGCTCGCCAAACGGGTACGGGAAACCCACCCGGGGATCGAGTTCCAGCTGTCCAGTTCGCACTTTGCCTTGCCAGCCATGGACCGGGTCATGAGGGGCGCCATGGAAGTGGGCCTTGGCCGGTGGAACTTCATTCCGGAGGCTCTGGAGTCCCGGACTGTCGCGAATGAGCGGCTCGTGGTGGCGCTGCACGAGGGCCATCGACTGAGCCGGCGGACCTCGCTAATGATGGCCGACCTCGCCGGCGAGCCTTTTGTCACCCTCCCCGAGCATCCCGGCGCCATCCTGCACGACTATCTCCGCCGACTGTCCAACAGCGCCGGCTATGCCCCGGACATCGTGCAGGTGGCGCCGGATTCCCAGACTCTAATGGCACTGGTTGCCGCAGACATCGGGGTCGCGTTGACGGTGTCGTCGGTGCCGGAGAACTTCAGCCACGCGGGAGTTGTTTTCTTGCCGCTGGATGATCCGGCCGACGTCATCCAGCTGCGCCTGGTTTGGCGCAAGGACAACATGAGCCCTGCGCTCCGCCAGGTCTTGCAGCTCTCCGAATCCGTCCTCCCGTCGCCGGGCCCGCCAGCGGATTGA